From a single Canis aureus isolate CA01 chromosome 5, VMU_Caureus_v.1.0, whole genome shotgun sequence genomic region:
- the NPPA gene encoding natriuretic peptides A, whose protein sequence is MGSPIAASFLLFLAVQLLGQTGANPVYGSVSNADLLDFKNLLDRLEDKMPLEDEAESPQALSEQNAEAGAALSPLPEVPPWTGEVSPAQRDGGALGRSPWDSSDRSALLKSKLRALLAAPRSLRRSSCFGGRMDRIGAQSGLGCNSFRY, encoded by the exons ATGGGCTCCCCCATCGCCGCaagcttcctcctcttcctggcaGTTCAGCTCCTGGGGCAGACGGGCGCTAACCCCGTGTACGGCTCTGTGTCCAACGCAGACCTGCTGGATTTCAAG AACTTGCTGGACCGCTTGGAGGACAAGATGCCTTTAGAAGATGAAGCCGAGTCTCCCCAAGCCCTGAGTGAGCAGAATGCGGAAGCTGGGGCAGCTCTCAGCCCCCTGCCTGAGGTGCCTCCCTGGACGGGGGAGGTCAGCCCAGCCCAGAGAGATGGGGGTGCCCTTGGGCGCAGCCCCTGGGACTCCTCCGATAGATCTGCCCTCCTGAAGAGCAAGCTGAGAGCCCTGCTTGCTGCCCCTCGGAGCCTGCGGAGGTCCAGCTGCTTCGGAGGCAGGATGGATAGGATTGGAGCCCAGAGCGGACTGGGCTGCAACAGCTTCCGG TACTGA